From the genome of bacterium:
CATACTGCGCAAAGAGAAACTGCAATTTACAGCACGGACGGCAGATAACAAGGAAGATTTTTTAAAAGAACTGAAAGATTTTTCACCCGATTTAATTCTTTCGGATTATTCCATGCCTCGATTCACCGGGCTCGAAGCGCTTAAAATAGTGAAAGAAATTGCTCCTTCTATCCCTTTAATCATTATTACGGGTTCAATCAACGAAGAAACGGCAGTTGAATGCATGAAAGCCGGCGCGGTTGACTATGTGCTCAAAGACCGTCTGACCAGAATAGTGCCGGCGGTTCAAGCAGCTCTTGAAAATAAACATATCCGGGACGAAAAAGCACGAATAGAAAAAGCTCTTACCGCCTCAGCCCGCGAGTGGGAATCCACGTTCGATGCGATCAATGACGCCGTCTGCCTGCTCGATATGAATGGAAACGTCCTGAGATGCAACAACGCCATGAAGAGCCTGGTGGGGAAGCCATTTGATGCGATTATCGGGAAAGGATGCTCGGTACTGTTCCGCAACGCAGTTTCGTCTGACAAGCTGTGTCTGTTTGCCCGCATGCATGAATCGCTTCACCGTGAAACAACGCGCGTGGAATTGAACGGTCGCTGGCTCGACATACTGC
Proteins encoded in this window:
- a CDS encoding response regulator; the protein is MNTIIRILILEDVPEDAELLERILRKEKLQFTARTADNKEDFLKELKDFSPDLILSDYSMPRFTGLEALKIVKEIAPSIPLIIITGSINEETAVECMKAGAVDYVLKDRLTRIVPAVQAALENKHIRDEKARIEKALTASAREWESTFDAINDAVCLLDMNGNVLRCNNAMKSLVGKPFDAIIGKGCSVLFRNAVSSDKLCLFARMHESLHRETTRVELNGRWLDILLDPILDETGSLIGGVQIVSDITESMRAEEELRESEER